From Pleurocapsa minor HA4230-MV1, one genomic window encodes:
- a CDS encoding transposase: MIVIEYKVKAKQYQYLAIDEAIKTSQFVRNKALRYWLDNKGVNKYDLNKYCRVIAKEYGFANELNSTARQSSAERAWSAISRFFDNCKKQIKGKKGFPKFKKHSRSVEYKQSGWKLDETTKKHITFTDKKGVGRLKLVGSRDIYFYQPEEIKRVRLIRRADGYYCQFCISIEVKEDVEPTGKSIGLDIGLKYFYADSTGHTEANPRFYRQSEKRLNKLNRRKSRKFKRGKPQSKNYHQARNRYARLHLRISRQREEHAKKLARTVCTSNDCIVYEDLQVKNLVRNSKLSKSISDAGWTQFRRWVEYFGWKMGKITIAVPPQYTSQDCPSCGKRVKKSLSTRTHACSCGYTEDRDIAASINILKKGLCTAGHAGTYASSEKGFPPQETGVYATGDLPSWSSGVNLLANGELLNVESPSCD, from the coding sequence ATGATTGTAATAGAGTACAAAGTAAAAGCAAAACAATATCAATATTTGGCAATTGACGAAGCTATTAAGACCAGTCAGTTTGTCAGAAATAAAGCTTTGCGCTATTGGCTGGACAATAAAGGAGTTAATAAATACGACCTTAATAAGTATTGTCGTGTCATAGCCAAAGAATATGGTTTTGCCAATGAATTAAACTCTACTGCTAGACAATCATCAGCCGAACGAGCTTGGAGTGCTATTAGTCGTTTCTTTGATAACTGTAAAAAGCAAATCAAAGGCAAAAAAGGATTTCCTAAGTTTAAAAAACACTCTCGTTCGGTTGAGTATAAACAGTCTGGCTGGAAGCTAGATGAAACCACTAAAAAGCATATTACCTTTACCGACAAAAAAGGTGTCGGTAGATTGAAGCTTGTCGGTTCAAGAGATATTTACTTTTACCAGCCTGAAGAAATAAAACGGGTTCGATTGATACGTAGGGCAGATGGTTACTACTGTCAGTTTTGCATTTCAATTGAAGTAAAAGAAGATGTTGAACCTACGGGTAAATCAATCGGTTTAGACATTGGCTTAAAATATTTCTATGCCGATAGTACGGGTCATACTGAAGCCAACCCTAGATTCTACAGACAAAGCGAAAAGAGATTAAATAAGCTCAATCGTCGCAAGTCAAGGAAATTTAAGAGAGGAAAGCCTCAGTCTAAAAACTATCACCAAGCTAGAAATCGTTACGCTAGATTGCACCTGAGAATAAGTAGACAACGAGAAGAACATGCTAAGAAACTAGCGCGTACCGTATGTACATCTAACGATTGTATTGTTTATGAAGACTTGCAGGTCAAGAATCTAGTGCGTAATAGCAAACTGTCTAAATCAATATCCGATGCTGGCTGGACACAGTTTCGTAGATGGGTAGAATATTTCGGTTGGAAAATGGGAAAAATAACCATTGCCGTTCCACCACAATACACATCTCAAGATTGTCCCTCCTGCGGTAAACGGGTCAAAAAATCTCTTTCTACTCGCACCCATGCTTGTAGCTGTGGATATACAGAAGATAGAGATATTGCAGCTAGCATCAATATCCTGAAAAAAGGACTATGTACCGCAGGTCATGCGGGAACTTACGCCAGTTCTGAGAAGGGTTTCCCTCCGCAAGAAACTGGCGTGTACGCTACAGGAGATTTGCCCTCTTGGTCTTCAGGTGTAAACCTGTTGGCTAACGGCGAGTTGTTGAATGTAGAATCCCCGTCTTGTGATTAG
- a CDS encoding TrkH family potassium uptake protein: MTIARTICVGFVAVIIIGTILLMMPFAITSEPWNWNSLVVALFTSTSAVCVTGLAVVDTGTYFSFWGQLTIALLAQVGGLGYMTSTTFLILLLGRKFDLRQKFAIQESFDRPFLQGSSNLMKSIIATTMLFEITGIFLLLIAFVPEHGWSTGLWYATFHSISAWNNAGFGLLPDNLMSYHSSWIVNSVISGLIIFGGIGYQVMIEMYLWNVSRIKGKAERFCFSLNFKVVLTTTILLLFAGTVALFLTELNNPETLASFSFKDKLLAAWFQSVTTRTAGFNTINIGKMTTAGLFITMGLMFIGASPSGTGGGIKTTTFRIMYNTTKSVLRGKSQVTIYQREVPSTLILKAVAVVFGTAASIVFITILVSSLEANSELVPVLFEVVSAFGTVGLSTGITSSLSVASKLLIVLAMYIGRVNILLLIAAIIGDPSPSSLHYPEENLLVG, encoded by the coding sequence ATGACTATTGCTCGTACAATATGTGTCGGGTTTGTGGCTGTGATTATAATTGGCACTATACTACTAATGATGCCCTTTGCCATAACTTCAGAACCCTGGAATTGGAACAGTTTGGTCGTGGCTCTGTTCACCTCTACTTCCGCCGTCTGCGTCACTGGTTTAGCGGTAGTGGATACAGGAACTTATTTTTCTTTTTGGGGGCAATTAACTATTGCTCTACTAGCCCAAGTTGGTGGTTTAGGCTATATGACCAGCACCACTTTTTTAATTTTGCTTTTGGGCAGAAAGTTTGATTTAAGACAAAAGTTTGCCATTCAAGAATCCTTTGATCGCCCATTTTTACAGGGCAGCAGCAACTTAATGAAATCGATCATTGCCACCACAATGCTCTTTGAGATTACTGGCATCTTTTTACTATTGATCGCCTTTGTTCCCGAACACGGTTGGTCAACAGGACTATGGTATGCTACTTTCCACAGCATCAGCGCCTGGAATAATGCTGGGTTTGGTTTGTTACCTGACAACTTAATGAGTTATCATTCCAGCTGGATCGTAAACTCAGTTATTTCGGGGTTGATTATCTTTGGCGGTATTGGCTATCAGGTAATGATCGAAATGTACCTGTGGAATGTTAGCAGAATCAAAGGTAAGGCTGAAAGATTTTGTTTTTCCCTTAATTTTAAAGTAGTACTAACTACGACTATTTTGTTACTCTTTGCAGGAACAGTGGCATTGTTTCTGACCGAATTGAATAATCCTGAAACTTTAGCATCCTTTAGTTTTAAGGACAAACTTTTGGCAGCCTGGTTTCAGTCTGTAACTACCAGAACTGCTGGATTTAATACCATTAACATTGGCAAAATGACTACTGCGGGTTTATTTATTACTATGGGTTTGATGTTTATTGGTGCTAGCCCTAGCGGTACTGGAGGAGGCATCAAAACTACCACCTTCAGGATTATGTACAACACTACTAAATCAGTTTTACGGGGCAAAAGTCAGGTTACTATCTATCAGCGAGAAGTGCCTAGCACCTTAATTCTTAAAGCAGTAGCAGTAGTTTTTGGCACAGCAGCCTCAATTGTCTTCATCACCATCTTAGTTTCTTCTCTGGAGGCTAATTCTGAGCTAGTACCAGTATTGTTTGAAGTGGTTTCTGCTTTTGGCACTGTGGGATTATCGACAGGCATCACTAGTAGTTTAAGCGTCGCTTCTAAACTCCTGATCGTTTTGGCAATGTATATTGGACGAGTCAATATTCTACTCCTCATTGCTGCTATTATTGGCGATCCTAGCCCTAGTAGTTTGCATTATCCAGAAGAAAATTTACTGGTAGGATAG
- a CDS encoding fatty acid desaturase — MTAVLPQSSESSQSPQLADDIKLRDIINTLPKEVFVKNSRKAWTKVVINVICVILGYWAVAVSPWYLLPLAWVFLGTSLQGFFVIAHDCGHRSFSNRIWVNDLVGHIMTLPIIYPYHAWRILHNHHHKHTNKLGVDNAWDPFTTETFNSCSPTLQWLYRRMRGWFWWMGSIAHWAKLHFIWSKFEGKQREQVRFSVLLVVIGGGLAYSAVFLTFGITGLIKFWLMPWLVYHFWMSTFTMFHHTMPEIPFKLEEEWNEARAQLSGTVNCKYPWWVEFLCHDINVHIPHHLTTAIPWYNLRQAHQSLVENWGEYLYPDCTFNWELVQKVTKVCHLYEEKNNYQSIEAYRLSRSSLVR; from the coding sequence ATGACAGCAGTATTACCTCAGAGTTCAGAATCCTCTCAATCCCCACAGTTGGCTGACGACATAAAGCTTCGAGACATCATCAACACGCTGCCTAAAGAAGTTTTTGTCAAAAACTCCCGCAAGGCTTGGACTAAAGTAGTCATCAATGTTATTTGCGTAATCTTGGGCTACTGGGCTGTTGCAGTGTCACCTTGGTATCTACTGCCTCTTGCCTGGGTATTCTTAGGTACAAGTTTACAAGGCTTTTTTGTAATTGCTCACGATTGTGGTCATCGTTCTTTCTCCAATCGTATTTGGGTTAATGATCTGGTGGGGCATATTATGACCTTACCTATTATTTATCCGTATCATGCATGGCGTATTTTACATAATCACCACCATAAGCACACCAATAAATTAGGTGTCGATAATGCCTGGGATCCTTTCACTACCGAAACATTCAATAGTTGCTCTCCTACTTTACAGTGGCTTTATCGCCGTATGCGCGGCTGGTTTTGGTGGATGGGTTCGATCGCTCATTGGGCAAAACTACACTTCATCTGGAGTAAGTTTGAAGGCAAACAAAGAGAACAGGTTCGTTTTTCAGTCTTACTAGTAGTGATTGGCGGTGGTTTGGCTTATTCAGCCGTATTTTTGACTTTCGGCATTACAGGCTTGATTAAATTTTGGCTCATGCCTTGGCTGGTATATCATTTCTGGATGAGTACCTTTACCATGTTCCATCACACTATGCCTGAGATTCCTTTTAAATTAGAAGAGGAATGGAATGAGGCTCGCGCTCAATTATCAGGGACAGTAAATTGCAAATATCCTTGGTGGGTAGAATTCCTTTGTCACGATATTAACGTGCATATTCCCCATCACCTAACTACTGCTATTCCTTGGTATAACTTGCGTCAGGCTCATCAAAGCCTAGTGGAAAACTGGGGTGAATATCTCTATCCAGACTGCACCTTTAATTGGGAATTAGTACAAAAGGTCACCAAGGTTTGTCATCTTTATGAAGAAAAAAATAATTACCAAAGCATCGAAGCATATCGTTTGTCGCGATCGAGTTTGGTTAGGTAA
- a CDS encoding Crp/Fnr family transcriptional regulator, translating to MQLAENSSEESNTSFTWQNIIDWAQTHYRDRIFNKDEQIPARPQLIYLVNQGAVRLVSKTQNVTPEIVDVNLAETEAETELDLLAESFLGFVGAEKPFEIVTQSSFQISAYAHVDETHIAWLYWQDLENWPGFQQQLYEVFRYQHQRKLLWLSALGQRKTIDRLTSFLTLLLEEYGVEQQEYCCLPYTLTHAQIGSAIGSTRVTVTRLMGRLRRQGIIKVQSDNSICINSLQLYEVNQDFR from the coding sequence ATGCAACTTGCCGAAAACTCGTCCGAGGAATCTAACACCAGTTTCACCTGGCAAAATATCATTGACTGGGCGCAAACTCATTATCGCGATCGCATTTTTAATAAAGATGAACAAATACCTGCTCGCCCCCAGCTAATTTACCTAGTTAATCAAGGAGCAGTGCGTTTGGTAAGTAAAACTCAAAATGTGACCCCAGAAATTGTTGATGTCAATTTGGCTGAAACAGAAGCAGAAACAGAATTAGATCTCTTGGCAGAATCATTTTTGGGTTTTGTGGGGGCAGAAAAACCCTTTGAAATTGTGACTCAATCTTCTTTTCAGATTAGTGCTTATGCTCATGTGGATGAAACTCATATTGCCTGGCTGTATTGGCAGGATCTGGAAAATTGGCCTGGTTTTCAGCAACAACTGTACGAAGTGTTTCGTTATCAACACCAGCGTAAACTATTGTGGCTTAGTGCCTTGGGGCAAAGAAAAACCATCGATCGCCTAACTAGTTTTCTGACTTTATTACTAGAAGAATATGGCGTAGAACAACAAGAATACTGCTGCCTACCCTATACTTTAACCCATGCTCAAATCGGCAGTGCGATCGGCTCAACTAGAGTTACGGTGACAAGGCTAATGGGAAGGTTGCGCCGTCAGGGAATTATCAAAGTTCAGAGCGATAATTCTATTTGCATTAATAGCCTTCAGCTTTACGAAGTCAACCAAGATTTTAGATAA
- the fba gene encoding fructose-bisphosphate aldolase class II (catalyzes the reversible aldol condensation of dihydroxyacetonephosphate and glyceraldehyde 3-phosphate in the Calvin cycle, glycolysis, and/or gluconeogenesis), protein MALVPMRLLLEHAAENNYGIPAYNVNNMEQIISIMEAANEADSPVILQASRGARQYAGENFLRHLVMAAAESYPHLPIAMHQDHGNSPATCYSAIRNGFTSVMMDGSLEADAKTPASFEYNVNVTAEVVKVAHSVGASVEGELGCLGSLETGKGEAEDGHGFEGALSKEQLLTDPDEAVEFVERTQVDALAVAIGTSHGAYKFTRKPTGEILAISRIEEIHRRLPNVHLVMHGSSSVPQEWIDIINANGGKIPETYGVPVEEIQKGIKSGVRKVNIDTDNRLAITAAIREAAFKDPSNFDPRHFLKPSIAYMKTVCLRRYEAFGTAGNAGKIKQVSLDDYAAKYAKGELSTSNKTTVSV, encoded by the coding sequence ATGGCGCTCGTCCCAATGCGTTTGCTTTTAGAACACGCTGCTGAAAATAACTACGGTATTCCTGCTTACAACGTCAATAACATGGAGCAAATTATCTCCATTATGGAAGCTGCTAATGAAGCTGACAGCCCTGTCATCTTACAAGCTTCTCGTGGTGCGCGCCAGTATGCTGGTGAAAATTTCCTCCGTCACTTAGTTATGGCAGCAGCAGAAAGCTATCCCCATCTTCCCATCGCTATGCACCAGGATCACGGTAATAGCCCCGCAACCTGCTATTCGGCAATTCGCAACGGCTTCACTAGCGTCATGATGGATGGTTCTTTAGAAGCAGATGCTAAAACTCCAGCCAGCTTTGAATACAACGTTAATGTTACCGCAGAAGTAGTTAAAGTAGCTCACTCTGTTGGTGCTTCCGTTGAAGGTGAACTAGGTTGCTTAGGTTCATTAGAAACTGGTAAAGGTGAAGCTGAAGATGGACACGGTTTTGAAGGTGCATTAAGCAAAGAGCAACTGTTGACCGATCCTGATGAAGCAGTAGAATTTGTCGAACGTACTCAGGTAGATGCTTTGGCAGTTGCGATCGGTACTAGCCATGGTGCATACAAGTTTACTCGCAAACCTACTGGCGAAATCCTCGCAATCAGCAGAATTGAAGAAATTCACCGTCGTTTACCTAACGTTCACTTGGTAATGCACGGTTCATCTTCCGTACCTCAAGAGTGGATCGACATCATTAATGCTAATGGTGGTAAAATCCCCGAAACTTATGGTGTACCTGTAGAAGAGATTCAAAAAGGCATCAAGAGTGGTGTACGTAAAGTTAACATCGATACTGATAACCGTCTGGCTATCACTGCTGCTATTCGTGAAGCAGCTTTCAAAGATCCTTCAAACTTTGACCCCCGCCACTTCCTCAAGCCTTCCATTGCATACATGAAAACTGTCTGTCTCAGACGTTATGAAGCGTTTGGTACTGCTGGTAATGCTGGCAAAATCAAGCAGGTTTCCTTGGATGACTATGCTGCTAAATATGCTAAAGGCGAATTGTCTACTAGCAACAAAACAACTGTTTCTGTATAG
- a CDS encoding glycosyltransferase codes for MINAEPAVSVIIPAYNCDRYIVQAVESVLQQEDCSYEIIIIDDGSTDATEKVLEPLRDRLRYIKQKNQGVAAARNHGIAIAKANFIAFLDADDYFLPGKLSLQAEMLLKRPDLGIIHSGWQRVDHQGNKLLDVRPWLQIPELNLANWLRWKPVLPSAMMFRREWLQYVGGFDPRFPPAEDTNLVLKLALKGCKTAWLRQITVCYRQHESSAMHKGLPQARSLVAVTNDFFSQPNLPPEVRLMEHSVRHGTLVWIAWYLHYTGHQAETMEYLQQAWNYRFNSGVETLITWVESFADFAHNWGVEFDASSLTSSPEWQDLTKLLLQTQTNNLKLD; via the coding sequence ATGATTAATGCCGAACCTGCCGTCAGCGTAATTATTCCTGCTTATAATTGCGATCGCTATATTGTTCAAGCGGTTGAAAGCGTATTACAGCAGGAAGACTGTAGTTATGAAATTATTATTATTGACGATGGTTCTACAGATGCAACCGAGAAAGTATTAGAACCATTACGCGATCGCCTACGCTATATCAAGCAAAAAAATCAGGGAGTAGCAGCAGCTCGTAATCACGGAATTGCGATCGCCAAAGCTAATTTTATTGCCTTTTTAGATGCGGATGATTATTTTTTGCCAGGAAAGTTATCTCTCCAAGCAGAAATGCTACTTAAACGTCCCGATCTAGGCATAATTCATAGTGGCTGGCAGCGAGTCGATCATCAGGGAAATAAACTACTCGATGTACGCCCTTGGTTACAAATTCCTGAATTAAATCTTGCCAACTGGTTACGCTGGAAACCCGTGTTGCCTAGCGCCATGATGTTTCGTCGAGAATGGTTACAGTATGTTGGTGGATTTGATCCTCGTTTTCCTCCCGCCGAAGATACTAATTTAGTTCTCAAACTAGCTTTAAAAGGCTGTAAAACTGCTTGGCTTAGACAAATAACCGTTTGCTATCGTCAGCACGAATCTAGCGCGATGCACAAAGGTTTACCCCAAGCTCGCTCTCTAGTGGCGGTAACCAATGATTTTTTTAGTCAGCCAAATCTGCCCCCAGAAGTTAGATTAATGGAGCATTCGGTGCGTCACGGTACGTTAGTTTGGATTGCTTGGTATCTTCATTACACAGGGCATCAAGCAGAAACCATGGAATATCTTCAACAGGCTTGGAATTATCGTTTTAATTCGGGTGTTGAAACTTTAATTACTTGGGTCGAAAGTTTTGCTGATTTTGCCCATAACTGGGGAGTGGAGTTTGATGCTAGCAGCCTAACTAGTTCACCAGAATGGCAAGATCTGACAAAATTGTTGCTTCAGACTCAGACAAATAACCTTAAGTTAGATTAA